gttacctccgcagGTTTACCGAATACTTCGGTTCgaaaacgccgatcagaggtctcttatactcttgacacttcttgccccaaggcgggttgtttccgtcagcctcttaacccgtctgattcaaattatcagggtacttcccactcatcttctggcaaGTCATCAGCCacaaagcttccacccctcaaaacagttcctgggtgagtcaTACCTTTAATTTTATTTTCAATGCCTTATGCTTGACACAATATCTTgaacttttatatttgtttttcTCAGTGCCAaaccaagacccagcaagaaggctcggctaACTAAACCGGCTGACGATAAtgtggttgttgaaccggaaaagactccagatccggaagaaaccAATGCTGACGCCATACttaatgatccgccgcctcaagaccatgacttctttgctgaacaagtagaagttgacaccacaagccatgctgacaaggcgaccagccctgtccgaactgatgataAACCGGTCAGTCCAGCTAAGGATACTAATAAACTGCCCACTccagtgaaggctgctgatgataAAGAGGATGATGTTATGATTACTAGCTTTGGCCATAccgctcctggcaatcctgtcgctttatccaaacacaGCGCCAAGGACGAACTTTCTACCatgggcaaaggcaaatggagcacagatctgtcaagctatgcccacctcaactcccaagacattcattctggttttttaaaccgtctgtacacaagccgcgactttgaagccgtcttagtaaatctgatgaaggagcgatatgaggtaactacataaCTGTTTTTCTCTTATGTCCAATTGCAAATATCAACTCcaatagcccccaagtgacggtttatgataccaatctgaaccgggactttgtaatatctcaatTTTGCATACTTAGTCTCCgagggccggtttaacttatgaAGATGAACCGGAACTGTGTAGAAGAAAACCCACAATGTCACTTTGatcaaacatacattagcccccaagtgccaagagcaatacttgtattgtgcttgggactttgcaGAAATTTCTGACCCAGAGCAAATATGcgttagcccccaagtatcaggtgcataacttgttatgtgcttggtacttcaaatatgtactatcAACTCATTATACATctgtctcttataggctgagctgagcaaaaaggaagctcaaaccgctgatcagcaagaaaacatcaagtcccagcaagccgaaacctccaaagccaaggatGAGCTGTCCGGCgctttagccgctatggaaaaactgaaggagagtttcaacaaagagcgggcggattgggacacAGAAAAATCCGCTTTACAAAAAAGAGTCGAGGATGccgaagccgctcttaaaccggtagtagatgagctgactggcgtaaaacggcagatacatgccatgactgctgttGTGTTCGGTAAACATCCTTGCTTTACACTTTTAACATATCATCCCATACGTTACCGGTTTACTGACGcttgtaatgatgcaggaacttgcattagtcatctgggctccgacgtacagaagaagctgaaggctgcctacactttgatagagcagttgtataccggcgcgcaacgaatcatctgcaccgcttctcacaataaatCGCCCCCAAtgttaatcaaggataccttagaaaggctgtctatgctgcctgcccgaGTTGAAGAactaaagagatctgctgcaagggctggtgctctgaccgcactaacccgggcaaaggcatgggtgcccgacctTGATCCGGAGGATGTCAGCAAAGGCTATccgagcttaaaagaagacggatcagaattcggAAATGAGGAACTCCGAGCCATA
This region of Triticum aestivum cultivar Chinese Spring chromosome 2D, IWGSC CS RefSeq v2.1, whole genome shotgun sequence genomic DNA includes:
- the LOC123054070 gene encoding uncharacterized protein isoform X3 translates to MANGLTGVDFARCWISWSIMPLSRRPGLMCEYTGSLKDPQRHIDIQLTDDEVTEAVKKMLNEPEVICSQTGLSPFCTSNKPPAGEDPFWKKKPQDKPAKPQDKPAKPLRPKTKVVKKPAKKRTTASSEPNADADVANPDLEVELDSLGSFFIHLIDNDYYQDDAESSQADDVEVIILSSGSDPVPTSKIRRANRKVKFSHPLAYLDPNFLLKTQQHEARRTTRHSGQVVTSAGLPNTSVRKRRSEVSYTLDTSCPKAGCFRQPLNPSDSNYQGTSHSSSGKSSATKLPPLKTVPGAKPRPSKKARLTKPADDNVVVEPEKTPDPEETNADAILNDPPPQDHDFFAEQVEVDTTSHADKATSPVRTDDKPVSPAKDTNKLPTPVKAADDKEDDVMITSFGHTAPGNPVALSKHSAKDELSTMGKGKWSTDLSSYAHLNSQDIHSGFLNRLYTSRDFEAVLVNLMKERYEAELSKKEAQTADQQENIKSQQAETSKAKDELSGALAAMEKLKESFNKERADWDTEKSALQKRVEDAEAALKPVVDELTGVKRQIHAMTAVVFGTCISHLGSDVQKKLKAAYTLIEQLYTGAQRIICTASHNKSPPMLIKDTLERLSMLPARVEELKRSAARAGALTALTRAKAWVPDLDPEDVSKGYPSLKEDGSEFGNEELRAINQEVRPLACQLAEEGDLSHYQASYDIHNKRVAAPTPEVQNLIPPIRKHTYAPDIELSTLISDEAVFQALTGIDWTTIDFQPLGRDEEDEPAQDDPQPSGQDGDEA
- the LOC123054070 gene encoding uncharacterized protein isoform X1, encoding MANGLTGVDFARCWISWSIMPLSRRPGLMCEYTGSLKDPQRHIDIQLTDDEVTEAVKKMLNEPEVICSQTGLSPFCTSNKPPAGEDPFWKKKPQDKPAKPQDKPAKPLRPKTKVVKKPAKKRTTASSEPNADADVANPDLEVELDSLGSFFIHLIDNDYYQDDAESSQADDVEVIILSSGSDPVPTSKIRRANRKVKFSHPLAYLDPNFLLKTQQHEARRTTRHSGQVVTSAGLPNTSVRKRRSEVSYTLDTSCPKAGCFRQPLNPSDSNYQGTSHSSSGKSSATKLPPLKTVPGAKPRPSKKARLTKPADDNVVVEPEKTPDPEETNADAILNDPPPQDHDFFAEQVEVDTTSHADKATSPVRTDDKPVSPAKDTNKLPTPVKAADDKEDDVMITSFGHTAPGNPVALSKHSAKDELSTMGKGKWSTDLSSYAHLNSQDIHSGFLNRLYTSRDFEAVLVNLMKERYEAELSKKEAQTADQQENIKSQQAETSKAKDELSGALAAMEKLKESFNKERADWDTEKSALQKRVEDAEAALKPVVDELTGVKRQIHAMTAVVFGKHPCFTLLTYHPIRYRFTDACNDAGTCISHLGSDVQKKLKAAYTLIEQLYTGAQRIICTASHNKSPPMLIKDTLERLSMLPARVEELKRSAARAGALTALTRAKAWVPDLDPEDVSKGYPSLKEDGSEFGNEELRAINQEVRPLACQLAEEGDLSHYQASYDIHNKRVAAPTPEVQNLIPPIRKHTYAPDIELSTLISDEAVFQALTGIDWTTIDFQPLGRDEEDEPAQDDPQPSGQDGDEA
- the LOC123054070 gene encoding uncharacterized protein isoform X4; this encodes MANGLTGVDFARCWISWSIMPLSRRPGLMCEYTGSLKDPQRHIDIQLTDDEVTEAVKKMLNEPEVICSQTGLSPFCTSNKPPAGEDPFWKKKPQDKPAKPQDKPAKPLRPKTKVVKKPAKKRTTASSEPNADADVANPDLEVELDSLGSFFIHLIDNDYYQDDAESSQADDVEVIILSSGSDPVPTSKIRRANRKVKFSHPLAYLDPNFLLKTQQHEARRTTRHSGQVVTSAGLPNTSVRKRRSEGTSHSSSGKSSATKLPPLKTVPGAKPRPSKKARLTKPADDNVVVEPEKTPDPEETNADAILNDPPPQDHDFFAEQVEVDTTSHADKATSPVRTDDKPVSPAKDTNKLPTPVKAADDKEDDVMITSFGHTAPGNPVALSKHSAKDELSTMGKGKWSTDLSSYAHLNSQDIHSGFLNRLYTSRDFEAVLVNLMKERYEAELSKKEAQTADQQENIKSQQAETSKAKDELSGALAAMEKLKESFNKERADWDTEKSALQKRVEDAEAALKPVVDELTGVKRQIHAMTAVVFGKHPCFTLLTYHPIRYRFTDACNDAGTCISHLGSDVQKKLKAAYTLIEQLYTGAQRIICTASHNKSPPMLIKDTLERLSMLPARVEELKRSAARAGALTALTRAKAWVPDLDPEDVSKGYPSLKEDGSEFGNEELRAINQEVRPLACQLAEEGDLSHYQASYDIHNKRVAAPTPEVQNLIPPIRKHTYAPDIELSTLISDEAVFQALTGIDWTTIDFQPLGRDEEDEPAQDDPQPSGQDGDEA
- the LOC123054070 gene encoding uncharacterized protein isoform X2, which translates into the protein MANGLTGVDFARCWISWSIMPLSRRPGLMCEYTGSLKDPQRHIDIQLTDDEVTEAVKKMLNEPEVICSQTGLSPFCTSNKPPAGEDPFWKKKPQDKPAKPQDKPAKPLRPKTKVVKKPAKKRTTASSEPNADADVANPDLEDDAESSQADDVEVIILSSGSDPVPTSKIRRANRKVKFSHPLAYLDPNFLLKTQQHEARRTTRHSGQVVTSAGLPNTSVRKRRSEVSYTLDTSCPKAGCFRQPLNPSDSNYQGTSHSSSGKSSATKLPPLKTVPGAKPRPSKKARLTKPADDNVVVEPEKTPDPEETNADAILNDPPPQDHDFFAEQVEVDTTSHADKATSPVRTDDKPVSPAKDTNKLPTPVKAADDKEDDVMITSFGHTAPGNPVALSKHSAKDELSTMGKGKWSTDLSSYAHLNSQDIHSGFLNRLYTSRDFEAVLVNLMKERYEAELSKKEAQTADQQENIKSQQAETSKAKDELSGALAAMEKLKESFNKERADWDTEKSALQKRVEDAEAALKPVVDELTGVKRQIHAMTAVVFGKHPCFTLLTYHPIRYRFTDACNDAGTCISHLGSDVQKKLKAAYTLIEQLYTGAQRIICTASHNKSPPMLIKDTLERLSMLPARVEELKRSAARAGALTALTRAKAWVPDLDPEDVSKGYPSLKEDGSEFGNEELRAINQEVRPLACQLAEEGDLSHYQASYDIHNKRVAAPTPEVQNLIPPIRKHTYAPDIELSTLISDEAVFQALTGIDWTTIDFQPLGRDEEDEPAQDDPQPSGQDGDEA
- the LOC123054070 gene encoding uncharacterized protein isoform X8, giving the protein MANGLTGVDFARCWISWSIMPLSRRPGLMCEYTGSLKDPQRHIDIQLTDDEVTEAVKKMLNEPEVICSQTGLSPFCTSNKPPAGEDPFWKKKPQDKPAKPQDKPAKPLRPKTKVVKKPAKKRTTASSEPNADADVANPDLEDDAESSQADDVETQQHEARRTTRHSGQVVTSAGLPNTSVRKRRSEGTSHSSSGKSSATKLPPLKTVPGAKPRPSKKARLTKPADDNVVVEPEKTPDPEETNADAILNDPPPQDHDFFAEQVEVDTTSHADKATSPVRTDDKPVSPAKDTNKLPTPVKAADDKEDDVMITSFGHTAPGNPVALSKHSAKDELSTMGKGKWSTDLSSYAHLNSQDIHSGFLNRLYTSRDFEAVLVNLMKERYEAELSKKEAQTADQQENIKSQQAETSKAKDELSGALAAMEKLKESFNKERADWDTEKSALQKRVEDAEAALKPVVDELTGVKRQIHAMTAVVFGKHPCFTLLTYHPIRYRFTDACNDAGTCISHLGSDVQKKLKAAYTLIEQLYTGAQRIICTASHNKSPPMLIKDTLERLSMLPARVEELKRSAARAGALTALTRAKAWVPDLDPEDVSKGYPSLKEDGSEFGNEELRAINQEVRPLACQLAEEGDLSHYQASYDIHNKRVAAPTPEVQNLIPPIRKHTYAPDIELSTLISDEAVFQALTGIDWTTIDFQPLGRDEEDEPAQDDPQPSGQDGDEA
- the LOC123054070 gene encoding muscle M-line assembly protein unc-89 isoform X7; the protein is MANGLTGVDFARCWISWSIMPLSRRPGLMCEYTGSLKDPQRHIDIQLTDDEVTEAVKKMLNEPEVICSQTGLSPFCTSNKPPAGEDPFWKKKPQDKPAKPQDKPAKPLRPKTKVVKKPAKKRTTASSEPNADADVANPDLEVELDSLGSFFIHLIDNDYYQDDAESSQADDVETQQHEARRTTRHSGQVVTSAGLPNTSVRKRRSEGTSHSSSGKSSATKLPPLKTVPGAKPRPSKKARLTKPADDNVVVEPEKTPDPEETNADAILNDPPPQDHDFFAEQVEVDTTSHADKATSPVRTDDKPVSPAKDTNKLPTPVKAADDKEDDVMITSFGHTAPGNPVALSKHSAKDELSTMGKGKWSTDLSSYAHLNSQDIHSGFLNRLYTSRDFEAVLVNLMKERYEAELSKKEAQTADQQENIKSQQAETSKAKDELSGALAAMEKLKESFNKERADWDTEKSALQKRVEDAEAALKPVVDELTGVKRQIHAMTAVVFGKHPCFTLLTYHPIRYRFTDACNDAGTCISHLGSDVQKKLKAAYTLIEQLYTGAQRIICTASHNKSPPMLIKDTLERLSMLPARVEELKRSAARAGALTALTRAKAWVPDLDPEDVSKGYPSLKEDGSEFGNEELRAINQEVRPLACQLAEEGDLSHYQASYDIHNKRVAAPTPEVQNLIPPIRKHTYAPDIELSTLISDEAVFQALTGIDWTTIDFQPLGRDEEDEPAQDDPQPSGQDGDEA
- the LOC123054070 gene encoding uncharacterized protein isoform X5: MANGLTGVDFARCWISWSIMPLSRRPGLMCEYTGSLKDPQRHIDIQLTDDEVTEAVKKMLNEPEVICSQTGLSPFCTSNKPPAGEDPFWKKKPQDKPAKPQDKPAKPLRPKTKVVKKPAKKRTTASSEPNADADVANPDLEVELDSLGSFFIHLIDNDYYQDDAESSQADDVETQQHEARRTTRHSGQVVTSAGLPNTSVRKRRSEVSYTLDTSCPKAGCFRQPLNPSDSNYQGTSHSSSGKSSATKLPPLKTVPGAKPRPSKKARLTKPADDNVVVEPEKTPDPEETNADAILNDPPPQDHDFFAEQVEVDTTSHADKATSPVRTDDKPVSPAKDTNKLPTPVKAADDKEDDVMITSFGHTAPGNPVALSKHSAKDELSTMGKGKWSTDLSSYAHLNSQDIHSGFLNRLYTSRDFEAVLVNLMKERYEAELSKKEAQTADQQENIKSQQAETSKAKDELSGALAAMEKLKESFNKERADWDTEKSALQKRVEDAEAALKPVVDELTGVKRQIHAMTAVVFGKHPCFTLLTYHPIRYRFTDACNDAGTCISHLGSDVQKKLKAAYTLIEQLYTGAQRIICTASHNKSPPMLIKDTLERLSMLPARVEELKRSAARAGALTALTRAKAWVPDLDPEDVSKGYPSLKEDGSEFGNEELRAINQEVRPLACQLAEEGDLSHYQASYDIHNKRVAAPTPEVQNLIPPIRKHTYAPDIELSTLISDEAVFQALTGIDWTTIDFQPLGRDEEDEPAQDDPQPSGQDGDEA
- the LOC123054070 gene encoding muscle M-line assembly protein unc-89 isoform X6 — its product is MANGLTGVDFARCWISWSIMPLSRRPGLMCEYTGSLKDPQRHIDIQLTDDEVTEAVKKMLNEPEVICSQTGLSPFCTSNKPPAGEDPFWKKKPQDKPAKPQDKPAKPLRPKTKVVKKPAKKRTTASSEPNADADVANPDLEDDAESSQADDVETQQHEARRTTRHSGQVVTSAGLPNTSVRKRRSEVSYTLDTSCPKAGCFRQPLNPSDSNYQGTSHSSSGKSSATKLPPLKTVPGAKPRPSKKARLTKPADDNVVVEPEKTPDPEETNADAILNDPPPQDHDFFAEQVEVDTTSHADKATSPVRTDDKPVSPAKDTNKLPTPVKAADDKEDDVMITSFGHTAPGNPVALSKHSAKDELSTMGKGKWSTDLSSYAHLNSQDIHSGFLNRLYTSRDFEAVLVNLMKERYEAELSKKEAQTADQQENIKSQQAETSKAKDELSGALAAMEKLKESFNKERADWDTEKSALQKRVEDAEAALKPVVDELTGVKRQIHAMTAVVFGKHPCFTLLTYHPIRYRFTDACNDAGTCISHLGSDVQKKLKAAYTLIEQLYTGAQRIICTASHNKSPPMLIKDTLERLSMLPARVEELKRSAARAGALTALTRAKAWVPDLDPEDVSKGYPSLKEDGSEFGNEELRAINQEVRPLACQLAEEGDLSHYQASYDIHNKRVAAPTPEVQNLIPPIRKHTYAPDIELSTLISDEAVFQALTGIDWTTIDFQPLGRDEEDEPAQDDPQPSGQDGDEA